The sequence below is a genomic window from Methanosarcinales archaeon.
TCTGCAATTTTAGCAAGGAATGAGTTAAGCAAACACTCATCCATCTCTACTTCGCACCCTCAGACCGCTGGAATAATCGAAAAGCCCCTGCCAGCCCCCTCACCACAAGGCTGGACTTAGCAGATTGGGATGGGCACCCGGGCTGAGTGAAGACGAGAAGGGGCGGCTGGGTAGGTGACGATGCTGTTCGGGGAGGAGCGAAACTTTAATGAATCAGGATTTTTGAAATGCACTGTCTATGAAATCCTTATGTTGCTTTGACCATACTTTATTTGGTGTGGCTTTTATCCATTCAACATATCTATCAATGAAATCCAATCGTTCCTTGAAATTATCCTCCTTCTCCTTTTTTAATTCTTCGAAATCAATTTTCATCAAAACCTCCCAGGTATCTTTTATTATCTGAAACCTTGAGTTTATTTAAGAATATTTTGAGCAATACAATATTTAAATTATCTTTAAAAAGCTGGAACAGGAACCGGGCATCTTCAATATCCTTTTCGGACCCCAGAAATAACTTGTAAGGAATTTGCAATTCAAGTGGAGATAGATATAATGACTTATCTGCAAGCTTTACATGCGCCCGATTTTCAAGTGAATATCTGTCAAGATCGTTTTTTGCAAATTTGAGTTCAATGTTCGGAATAAAACTTCCTTTTTTGGCTATTCTTATGGCGTGATGATTGTTTAAATAATCGTTATATGCCTTAAAAGATTTACCGGTATTGAGGCATTCGTAGCTTTGCTCGATTTCAGACCAGAATTGTAAGAATTTTTCAAAGGATATATTTTCGATAAAAATGTCCACATCTTCGCTCATCCTGCTTCGCCCAAAAAGAATAGCGACATACCCAGAAATAATTACATATTTGATATTATTCGTTTCCAGATGTTCTGTGAAACTTAATACGAAACTATCCAGTAAGGAAAGCTCCCTGTCGAATATTATTTTATCCTCTTTGAATTCAATTTCCATTTATTCTTCCTGCTTCATTAACCTGCTTTTTATCTTATTCTTTATAACCTTTCAGATCTCTCCCTTAAATGCCTTATCCAGCACCACCGGCATCAGCGCATCCAGTTCGGCGCCGGTCTCCTCTTGAAGACGCCTGAGCGTGTCCATCTTTGCCTAGAGGACGCCAAGGTAGGCGACGATGCGGAGCGGTTCAGCAAGTGCGGTGCAAACGGCGGCTGGGAGTCATTCTCACGCATGCTTGAGAGCAGTGCCGGGAAAGAGCTGGGCAAGGAAGCACTGGAAACCATCAGGGAGATCTTCAAGCCTGCAAAAAAGGATGACTATCCCGATGATGGGGATGAGGAAACCTTTGACGAGTATAAGGCCCTGCCTCCTGCACCTGATCCCGGACCTGGGAAGCCAGGGAAAGATTACACTCCCCTGAAGATCCTGGTCAGGTTCATAGAGAACAACGGCGACCCGTCAGCCTACCTTGAGACCATGCGTGTATCCTATCCAGATCATCCCTTCTGCCAGACCCTGATCACCTGTGAATCAGCCGAACAGTTATTGGAAAAACTCGGCACTTTCCCATTTTCCAGTTATTTTTCAGACACCGACTTTAGGAAAAATCGGTGTAAATCAGTGTTAATCCGCGTCTGAAAAAATAAAAAGACACGGATTTCGCGGATTTACACGGATTTGTAATCGCATCTGCATCTGATATATTCGTTGGAATAACTGGATTTTGGAACTGTGCCGAGAAACTCAGATCCCTTAAGCCAAAGCTGCCTGCCCTTTTTGCAGATACAGGAAAAGCCTGGCTGGATGAGCTGTTTGAGATCATACGAAAATTTGAGAGCGACCATGAACCCGGAATTGAGACTGAAAACAGAGCAGATAATCAGGCAGCATCCCAACGTAATGCGGCTGCTCTTCAGGAACATTAAACAACATCTGCCTTTGGGGGCGAGGAGAAGGTGAAGGATGTATTGGCAGAGAACATTCCAGCCTGGATTTTCAGATTGAACTAGAGCGACCTGAAAGCCTTCGTGGAAGCACTGCAGCAGGATCCCGAGTTCTACCGCTACCTTCCAGCTCAGGGTCCTGGAAAAGATCCTGTACGAGGAATAACATGGCAATTGTATGGAACAATAAGTTGAAGCGGAACCTCCTGGATATCGGATCAGCCCTCAATCCCAGATGGGGCTCTGAGTGCCTGTGTGGATCTGTTCGAGAACATGTTCCTGGATACTGACACAGGATCCGGAGGACAGATCAACAATGGCTGCTCGAAGAAGTGGTTCCAGCGATTTCGCAGGGATCCCAGCGGCATCCATCTGGTGATCGGCAAGCAGCGGGGCGGCAGCCCTGTGCTTCTTCCTGGCCCGGGCCACTGGCAGGCGGCCGATATATGCCATCACTGCAGCAGATGAGGTCCTGCCTGAGGTTGAGGTGATCGAGGATATCCTGCAGGTCCCCAGAGGCGGCGTGCGTGTGATCGATGATGCCCAGCTCTTCTTCAACAGCATGCGTACCGGGGATGACGACTATATGAAGCTCAGGAACCTGGCCAATATCATTGAGAAGAGCAAAATCTGCCTGATCTTCAAGGAACTGGGCTTCTTTGGAGCAGATACCAAAACGGGGCTATATCAGACCGTATGCTGCCGTTGCAGATGCTCGAACGATATGGATGAGCTGGATAATCTATTACACAGCTGCTAAATCAAACACACCATAACATTACGTAGTGAGTACTTCAATAGGGATATTTCCCGTTTTATCGGTAAGAAGGTTCAACTTTTCAAATCCGATGACCTTGTTATCTTTGTCCTTTTTTAAAATTATTTCTTCACCTGTTTCCTCACAGATGAATTCTTTTTCAGCATCATCAAACCACACATCCAGTGTGTTTGATTCCCGGTTGAAAATTACTTTTATTTTATCCATATCTGGACACCTTCTTTTATTCTATCAGTTATATATGATGTTATGATGAATCCTTCATTCTTATTTATTACTACACACATATGGTAGTTCTTACCATGATATTCAACTTCTCTATAGAATAAAAGGACGTTTTCATCCATCCTGCTCTGTCGGATAAAGTCCGGATCTTCTAAAGTATTTATGACATCAGATTCCATTCCTTTAATATGCGGGTGTTTAATGGGAGACCTGGGACGCTCAAAATCCCGTAAAAAATCAAAAAAGAAAAAGAAGGCCCCAAAAAGAGCAAGAAATCGAATTTCAAAATCAAAAGGTGCCACCAGGTCAAAATTGCGCTCAATTGCCAGCCGGAAAACCAAACAGAAAAAAAAGGTAGCTCAGCGGGCTCAGAGTAAACTATTTATTTGGGTGGGGAATTTTATACCGCCATAAGTGGGGATTTCTACACCGCCATTGACACAATCAACCACAACCACCTCCAATGCTGCCTGTATCAAAAAAACAGCATGTTATGGTCAGGAAAAAATATTCACCTGATCTTTCCTCTGGCAAGGGATGCAAATATCCCCACAAAACACAGAACCGAAAAAATTATGAAAGCAACCTTTACACTTTCAACAAAAGGAGAATAATATTCTGGTGTGATCTGGGTCCTGCCTATAAATAGTGCAAATAATAACATAGCAATTCCCATACTCAGCATCTGCCCCACCAGCCGCATCGTACCCATCGTTCCTGAAGCAATTCCATAATATCTTTTTTCCACACTGGTCATGATCGCATTGGTGTTGGGTGATGAAAATAGAGCATAACCAAAGCCAAGTAAGATCAGGTTGAGGATAATGAATGTCAGGGTCGTTTCATTGTTCAGTAAGGAGAAAAGAAACAGCCCTATTGTCATCACCACCATACCCATTGAAGCTACTACTCGCGGCTCGACCCTGTCTGAAAGCTTGCCTGCCATGGGTGAGAGAACAGTCATCACAATAGGCTGTGCCACCAGCACCATACCTGCACTTTGGGGTGGCAGTCCTTTAATATATTGCAGATAAAGACTCAATAGGAACGAGACCGCAAAAGTAGCAGAATATTGGATAAGGGCTGCCAGATTGGAGAAGGTAAAGGTCCTGTTATTGCTGAAAATGTCTATATTCACAACAGGATGCTCCACTTTCTTTTCCCAGTAAATAAACAGCAATATCCCTGCAATACCGAAGAATATCAGCCAGGCACCCAGGATATTGGGCAGAAGGGAAAGACCGTACATTATAGATACCAGTGTAATTCCATAAATGATGGAACCTCTAAGGTCAAAACTTTCTCCTTTTGCATCTGCCCATTCTCCTTTCATTTTCCAGATGGTGAAGAAGATAACTATTATGCCGAGAGGTACATTTACCAGGAAGATACTTCGCCACCCGAAATGCTGTGTAAGGAAGCCGCCTAAAAACGGACCCATAGTAAGTCCCAGATACACTGCTGCCACATTTATTCCGAGAGCCCGTCCCCGCTCTCCAACCGGAAATACTGATGTGACTATGGCAACAGCAGTCCCAAATATCATTGCACTTCCCATTCCCTGCAATATCCTGAATATGATAAGTACAATGACTGATGGTGAAATTGCACAGAGGAAAGAAGAGATTGTGAATATCACTATCCCATATATGAATATTTTTCTCCTTCCATAGATATCTGCTATTCTCCCGAATGGAACCAGGAACACTGCGGCGGCCAGTAAATACGAAGTCGCGATCCAGCTAAGCAATACAGCATCCACAGCAAATTCGATGTCAATGTACTTGAGCGCAATAACCACGGATGAGCCCATGAAAGGAGTAAGGAATGATGCCAGTGTGGCGGCGATGAGTGCGGATGTCTTTATGCTTGCTTCATCTTGCTGTTCGATGAG
It includes:
- a CDS encoding DUF2283 domain-containing protein, producing the protein MDKIKVIFNRESNTLDVWFDDAEKEFICEETGEEIILKKDKDNKVIGFEKLNLLTDKTGNIPIEVLTT
- a CDS encoding MFS transporter gives rise to the protein MISEDLIEQQDEASIKTSALIAATLASFLTPFMGSSVVIALKYIDIEFAVDAVLLSWIATSYLLAAAVFLVPFGRIADIYGRRKIFIYGIVIFTISSFLCAISPSVIVLIIFRILQGMGSAMIFGTAVAIVTSVFPVGERGRALGINVAAVYLGLTMGPFLGGFLTQHFGWRSIFLVNVPLGIIVIFFTIWKMKGEWADAKGESFDLRGSIIYGITLVSIMYGLSLLPNILGAWLIFFGIAGILLFIYWEKKVEHPVVNIDIFSNNRTFTFSNLAALIQYSATFAVSFLLSLYLQYIKGLPPQSAGMVLVAQPIVMTVLSPMAGKLSDRVEPRVVASMGMVVMTIGLFLFSLLNNETTLTFIILNLILLGFGYALFSSPNTNAIMTSVEKRYYGIASGTMGTMRLVGQMLSMGIAMLLFALFIGRTQITPEYYSPFVESVKVAFIIFSVLCFVGIFASLARGKIR